Within Runella rosea, the genomic segment TTGCACATACGACAATCTGTCGGTAACGTTTGGGGAGAAACTTTCGGTGAAGGCGACATTAACTATCCACGGTTGGTACGTGAGCTGCAAGCGCTGAAAGTGAAGCCATTGCTTGTGTTGGAGCAATGTCTGGAGAGCCAATCGCCCAACACAGTAAAAGCGGTGGAAGCGCACCAACGCGATTTGGCCTACGCAAAGCAAGTGTTTGCGGGCTGGCTATAAGCCAACGTCGGCGAGGCTCAGAGCCTCGCCGACGTTAAATTGTATCAATATTTCTTACTCTTAAAATTTCAAACCAACACTTACCAGAAAATTGCGCCCCGCCTGCGGGTAGTAGAAATTTTCGGTGGTAGTCTGACCGCCATAAATGTAGCTGTAGGTGTATCCGTTGGATTCGTACAACTCATTGAAAATGTTGTTGGCTAAGGCGCTCACCGTGATTTCATTCATCCATTTAGGCTTAACGCGATAAATCAGCCGAAGGTCGTTGGTAAAATATGCATCCAACTTACGGCCTTCGTTGGAAGTATTGTCCAAATATTGCTTCCCTACGTACTTGGTCAACAACGCCACCTCTAGGTTTTTTACGGGCGTGTAAACCAATTGGCTTCCTACAATCACATTGGGCGAGAGCGCAATGTTTGAATTTCCGTGGTTTGTGGTTTGATAACCGCCATTTTCGTCGTCGTAATTGACAATGTACTCCGTAAAATTCTTGATTTTATTTTGGCTGAACGTCGCGTTGGCATTCCATTTCCATTGTTTACTCAACTGCGCCCCAAACTCCAATTCAATTCCCGCACGATAGCTTTCTGGCACGTTGATTTTAATGGGATTTCCTACGTCGTTCAACTGCCCCGATACCACCAATTGGTTTTTGTAATTCATATAGTACCCACCAACAGATGCCGCTACGCGGCCTTTTTGGAAACGATAGCCAAACTCTAAGTCACGCAATACCTCGGGCTGGGGTTGAATCTGACGCGTAGATTCTGTAAAATCATCACGGTTGGGTTCGCGGTGCGCCAAACTGAAAGAGGCAAAAGCCGTGCTACTTTCTGACACCTGATAAGTTAAACCTCCTTTGGGATTAAAGAAAGTATAATTGACATCATGCGATTGCTGCCGTTGCTGGTTGTCGTCACCTTTCACAAAATAACCGATTTTTCTGACTTGGGCATCAGCAAATACATTCAGTTTATCGGTGAGTTGATAATACACCTTTCCGTATACATTGAAATCCGTTTTCATGCCAACGTTTTGGTAATACCGCTGACGAATGCTGCTATTGCTCGCAAAGCGCGCCCAAATCACTTCCCCAAAGTGGTTACCATCGTATTGATTCCATCCTCCGCCGATGTTGGCAGTGAGCTTTTGGAAGCTGTTATAATCCAACGAAAACGTTGTTCCGTAGAAAGAATTATCTAACCACCGGCGACGAATCAAATCGCTGCGCGTAATGGTGTCTCCACCCGCAATCACTGAGGGCAATTTATAGTTTCTAAGCCTATCGTTGTCGCGGTATTGCTCATAATATCCACGGCCTTTTACCAAAAATCCGTTGAGGTTAAACGTCCAGTTTTTGCTGAGTGTATGCGACGAAACCAGTTGATAATGGTCTTGCTGATAGTTATCTACTTGGTTATCATACAAATACAAATTGTACGTCCGGCTATCAGAATTTAAGAGGTTTTGGGCATCCCGCTCATTCAAACCATTGCGGTCGATGTAAGCCAACATTCCTTCTCGGTCGCCTTTTAGGCGTGCTTCGGGGGTTCCTTCCCATGCTTGGTAAGTTACTTCTTTACCCGAAAATACGTTTAAACGCACCGAGCTTTTCTTTCCAAAATAAGCCCCAGAGACATAAAACGACCCTAAATCAGACTTAGCGCGGTCAATGAAGCCGTCGGATGTGATTTTTGATAAGCGAGCGTCCAACGTAAATTTGTTATTCAACAAACCCGTGCCCGCCATAATCGTATGCTTACGGGTTTTGAAAGAACCCACCGAATTGTTGATTTCGGCATAGGCTTCTTTTCTGAATTCGTTGGTGTTGATGTTGACCGTAGCCCCAAATGCGGCCGCCCCGTTGGTAGAAGTCCCTACCCCACGCTGAATCTGCACACTGCTGACCGACGAGCTAAAATCGGGCATATTTACCCAAAATGTTCCTTGGCTTTCGGCGTCATTATAAGGA encodes:
- a CDS encoding TonB-dependent receptor; its protein translation is MLKFTSWFLAVATGVLLYVPALAQLSVSGKIVDAEDDKPLPGATIRAGSFRGTVTNEKGEFSLKNLPKDTDLLEFSYVGYENQKMVLASLQSWNSNVEIKLVRSSFSADEVVINATRANQNSGVAFTNVGKLELSKQNLGQDLPVLLNFTPSLVTTSDAGAGVGYTGLRIRGTDATRINVTINGIPYNDAESQGTFWVNMPDFSSSVSSVQIQRGVGTSTNGAAAFGATVNINTNEFRKEAYAEINNSVGSFKTRKHTIMAGTGLLNNKFTLDARLSKITSDGFIDRAKSDLGSFYVSGAYFGKKSSVRLNVFSGKEVTYQAWEGTPEARLKGDREGMLAYIDRNGLNERDAQNLLNSDSRTYNLYLYDNQVDNYQQDHYQLVSSHTLSKNWTFNLNGFLVKGRGYYEQYRDNDRLRNYKLPSVIAGGDTITRSDLIRRRWLDNSFYGTTFSLDYNSFQKLTANIGGGWNQYDGNHFGEVIWARFASNSSIRQRYYQNVGMKTDFNVYGKVYYQLTDKLNVFADAQVRKIGYFVKGDDNQQRQQSHDVNYTFFNPKGGLTYQVSESSTAFASFSLAHREPNRDDFTESTRQIQPQPEVLRDLEFGYRFQKGRVAASVGGYYMNYKNQLVVSGQLNDVGNPIKINVPESYRAGIELEFGAQLSKQWKWNANATFSQNKIKNFTEYIVNYDDENGGYQTTNHGNSNIALSPNVIVGSQLVYTPVKNLEVALLTKYVGKQYLDNTSNEGRKLDAYFTNDLRLIYRVKPKWMNEITVSALANNIFNELYESNGYTYSYIYGGQTTTENFYYPQAGRNFLVSVGLKF